The following are from one region of the Biomphalaria glabrata chromosome 4, xgBioGlab47.1, whole genome shotgun sequence genome:
- the LOC106061096 gene encoding hyaluronan mediated motility receptor-like: protein MSLITELKQEREQFHPEVVQLKITIDELEKKNASLENDKKAISSQWEFERDKSQIALEESEAEIEKLNAMISEVQKVSLELEKKLEDSVQKCQAISSELKEEKISVSTFKEEYSLMKLAVSSMETELADLKAERTTLVQTMSELENARICLSSCLDEESKKDLSILMSTVVELKNDIEYFQVEKNHLNEAINELKMKNTGLEEDRKALSCKLEDEKERAERHVAELLEEKVRLNDIIALLQTESLALKNQLTNSVQECQVLSTELIEKNVKYLEMKSTISRLDEEVTYLENTKASLEMERDSISSSMMEEREKFHNECSVLTSSILELQTTVTNYEGKNNVLNKTVLELQSKNAHLENDMNISSSQLADEREQFKKECSVLNSSVAELTQKLEHCENERSNLNQTIQELKTMIVHLEKDKEALSSQLEENWKLIEKIEPFRDVFDNFQMEKKFLLERDKYTSEQMERLTKEAIKNMGHQNHRQKVKYVKTLKKIAPVIATAQCDSSKMTQTPGEPRIPFKGKKMLSESECMCPLCISLLIQPVTFPCNHSLCLKCYKETVEIANLSCPVCRKRISVWARKAAKENKLINMEKWTDIQEAFPEKVRRRLEASEESDSEDDEDDFEAKERRHISCHGEIRQEYEAAIQQIQQRKDEEAKKEEEASKALVEALQQEELLSEKVEIEEKALVLEKKKSKKNSLFLNPVVRLKKCLKAEELVLSWRANNCPSGTETFHDSSQLTENRSAIPAGNSSVQTDDLRFVTKLQEFFDLMDKKRIVVDRSKGSRNEYTLRRKHKCDE, encoded by the exons ATGTCATTAATAACAGAACTAAAACAGGAACGTGAACAGTTTCACCCGGAAGTGgttcaattaaaaataacaattgatgagctagagaaaaaaaatgctagctTAGAGAATGATAAGAAAGCTATTTCTTCCCAATGGGAATTCGAAAGAGACAAATCACAGATTGCACTTGAAGAATCAGAGGCAGAGATAGAGAAATTGAATGCTATGATATCAGAGGTACAGAAAGTGTCATTGGAGTTGGAAAAGAAATTAGAAGATTCAGTACAAAAGTGTCAAGCGATTTCTTCTGAACTGAAGGAAGAAAAGATCTCAGTCAGCACTTTCAAAGAGGAGTACTCATTGATGAAGTTAGCTGTTTCATCAATGGAAACTGAATTAGCAGATCTAAAAGCTGAAAGAACAACTTTAGTTCAGACTATGTCAGAATTAGAAAATGCTAGAATCTGCCTTTCTTCTTGCCTTGATGAGGAGTCAAAGAAAGACTTATCAATTTTAATGTCAACAGTTGTAGAGCtaaaaaatgatattgaatattttcaagtggaaaaaaatcatttaaatgaAGCCATCAATGAGTTAAAGATGAAAAACACTGGGTTAGAAGAAGATAGAAAAGCCTTGTCTTGCAAGCTGGAAGATGAAAAAGAAAGGGCAGAGAGACATGTAGCAGAATTATTGGAAGAAAAAGTCAGACTAAATGATATTATTGCTCTTTTGCAGACAGAGTCTTTAGCATTGAAAAATCAATTAACTAATTCTGTTCAAGAATGTCAAGTTCTTTCAACGGAACTGattgaaaaaaatgtgaaatatttaGAAATGAAGTCAACTATCTCAAGATTGGATGAAGAAGTTACatatttagaaaatacaaaagctAGCCTGGAAATGGAGAGGGATAGCATCTCTTCCAGTATGATGGAGGAGCGAGAAAAGTTTCATAACGAATGTTCAGTACTGACATCTTCAATCTTAGAATTACAGACCACAGTAACAAACTATGAAGGCAAGAACAATGTCTTGAATAAAACTGTACTAGAACTGCAATCTAAAAATGCTCATTTAGAAAATGATATGAATATCAGTTCTTCCCAGCTAGCTGATGAAAGGGAACAATTCAAGAAAGAATGCTCCGTTTTGAACTCATCAGTAGCAGAACTGACGCAGAAGCTTGAGCACTGTGAGAATGAGAGAAGTAACTTGAATCAAACAATACAGGAGCTCAAGACTATGATTGTCCATTTGGAAAAAGACAAGGAGGCTTTGTCATCACAGCTGGAAGAAAA CTGGAAACTGATTGAAAAAATAGAGCCTTTCAGAGATGTCTTTGATAATtttcaaatggaaaaaaaattcttgttgg aaagagacaaatatacaagtgaGCAAATGGAAAGATTGACCAAAGAAGCCATTAAAAACATGGGTCATCAAAACCATCGCCAGAAAGTCAAATATGTGAAGACtttaaaaaag ATTGCTCCGGTGATTGCTACTGCACAATGTGACTCTTCAAAAATGACACAGACACCTGGTGAACCAAGAATTCCTTTTAAAG gaaaaaaaatgctgtcTGAATCTGAGTGCATGTGCCCACTATGCATTAGCTTACTCATCCAACCTGTAACGTTCCCCTGCAATCACTCactgtgtttaaaatgttacaAGGAAACAGTGGAAATAGCCAACCTCTCATGCCCAGTCTGCAGGAAGCGCATTTCAGTTTGGGCCAGAAAAGCTGCcaaggaaaataaattgataaacATGGAAAAGTGGACAGACATCCAAGAGGCCTTCCCTGAAAAAGTGAGGCGCAGGCTGGAAGCCAGTGAAGAAAGCGACAGtgaagatgatgaagatgattttGAAGCCA AGGAAAGACGACATATTTCCTGTCATGGAGAAATCAGACAAGAATATGAAGCTGCTATCCAGCAG ATTCAGCAAAGAAAGGACGAAGAGGCAAAGAAAGAGGAGGAGGCCAGTAAAGCACTGGTTGAAGCTCTGCAACAGGAAGAATTATTGTCAGAGAAAGTGGAAATAGAAGAGAAAGCACTGGTGCTTGAAAAG aaaaagtctaaaaaaaatagcctctTTCTGAATCCAGTTGTCAGATTAAAGAAGTGTTTAAAAGCAGAGGAATTAGTGTTGAGTTGGAGAGCTAACAACTGTCCTTCTGGCACTGAAACTTTCCATGACTCTTCCCAACTCACAGAAAACAGATCAGCTATACCTGCTGGCAATAGTTCAGTTCAGACTGATGACCTTAGGTTTGTAACAAAATTACAAGAATTTTTTGACTTAATGGATAAAAAAAGAATAGTGGTGGATAGGTCAAAAGGATCCAGAAATGAATATACATTGCGTAGAAAGCATAAATGTGATGAGTGA